The nucleotide window caGCTCTATAACACACCTAATTCCTGATGATCGTAGCTCTTTAATTAAAATCTTTTTTTAAGTTCAATCAGGTAAGCATAAGCTTAATTTACTATAAAATAGtgatcatatatatattatgtaaactaaaatatattttaaaagtgtATCTTGAATGATAAGATGGATATGAGCTTAATGAATGTTTAAAAACATGTTttgaaatataatattttcatGAGTTGAATATAAGCTTGATGTTAATGTGTTTATTGTAAAAGCATGAAAAAAATATGAATTTTGATGAAAATGAATGATATGCATGCAAACGTTATTATGTGTAGTATAAGAATGCATATACACAATATGACGTACTATAGTGATATGAGAGTGCATGTATACATTATGATATATGGTGTGGGAATGCTTATATACATTACGATTATATGGTGTGGGAGTGCACGTATATGTTATCATACGCGCGGTGCGAGAATATACGTATATATTATAGCATGCGGTGTAGAAATAAATGTATATGTTATGACGTATAGTGTGATAATGTACCCATatgttatgaaatatgatattgaaatttaTGAATGTATATGTTATGACATTTGGTGTGAAAATTAATAAATGTGTTATGATTTTTTATCATATGTGTTTAACCTTACTTGTGCACATATGTATTACGCTTTATTATACATAAAAATGTTTACCATTTTGGTATGCACTTATCAAGTTACCATATTATATGTTATTAAAGAGGTAGTAAGAAGATGAGTTATCATGATTTTATGCACTTATAGATACATGTGATGTGGGAATGcatatatttatgataaaatatagTGAGAAAGTTCATTCCCTATGACATATATTATAAACTATTGTTGCACATATGTGTTCTAATTAAATTAGAATTTTATCTCTttattatgtatgtttcgattgacaattgttatgaaatatttatgttaATATATATTACATAATGTAGTATGGaagtacatgtatatattataaaatgTGATGTGATTACTCATGAGTGTATTAtgaattctattacatgtcctatAAATTATCCTTGAATATATTTAGATCAGAAATTTATCTCTTTATTAGATTGTTGTCGATGAtgcatatattataaaatatttatatatttacatgATATGATATATGAGTTCACGaatatgatatgatatatgaGTGCACGTATATGTAATAAAATACAATATGAAAGTCCATTAATATATTATGCAAGTTTCAATACATCCGTTATGACATGTTTAATGCATTAGTATATATAATGAGGTATAAAAGTacacataaatataataatatacgaTACGGGAGTTCATGGTTGTAGTATGATTGTCTACTGTAGGAGGCATGGCTTACTCATGTGTATGTATATTCCAAATTATTTTATAGAAGATTTTACCTTTTTATTATACCTTTATGAGATAATATGAAGAGGCCAACAAAAGGTGAGTTcacaataaaatattttatgtatttgaTCTTAAAAGGTtacatatatcactttaatagGTCAAATTGAAAGTTTATACATATTGAGTTAATACTCATTATAGAACTTATTTTGCGGATAAAGATATTGATAGTTCATCAACATGATGTGCCAAGGATATGTAATCGTGCTATGAAAGATATAGATGACGACTTATGTCACATCCCATATATATAAAAACTAAACTATTATttcaatattcataatttatagaagactttttttttatattcaaattcttatctttagaataataaatatttttttactaaaaaaTGATCTTATCTGGTCACATGTGATGAAAAATCTCTTTCACATAAGCTTTAGATCTACtacaaagtaatatattattctaaaaatatatattatataaaaacacatcaataatcatatatattgGTAAGaacctttaaaaaattataaaaataattttaatatttatgaaatatatataaatatcaataatttaatataaaataataacatatcaattcACTATGAAAActcatatatcaaaaaattaatgataattcttatacagtaaataaaatcatatatcaatcatATACAATATATCTCGATAATATATATAATACTCAAATAACAAAAGTATACATTACACTCGATAATATACTCTCCCAACAATGGATGAAAAGATAAGCTCtatgggatggattcctcccaataaCAGACGGAGAGAACTCATAACACACTCCAATAATAGATGGAGCAGTATCTCTCATCAATCCAAATAGAGATATGTTTCTCTCAACAACCGATGGATAAACTATCTAACTATTATGTCTAATGGCTCACTAATCTTTGAATAGAATTAACCTACTTGTTAGTAGTAGAAATACATAAATAACCATgaacatttatttatatttattcattCATGCATCCATCCAGATAAAATATTATGAGGGATTATGCTTGATGTATGATCTGTTAGACTATATCAATTGGTGGCTCCACATTATGATAGGCTAGTAGCTTCTTTCATATATTGTATTTTCAATGTGGAccataagcatatatatatatatatatatatatatatataatcacattAATTTCATAAACTTAATTAAAAAAAACTAATAATTATTTCCAAATGACACATTTAGATAAAATTGTTAGTTTCATCGAATCTCAAAAATATGAGATATAATAGGCTGAATAGAGAAGCGACAATGTATCTAATACCAATCATAGAATTGGATGAGCATAGCTTCACGAGTTAGATTGAATCTCACTCACAACTTGGGTTGAGCTTTACCGATTGGGCCACACTTGGCTTCAGATTGGGTTGTGCCTAGTTATGTGGATTACACTACACCAAACCACATGGGGTGAGTCATGCTTGACTATATGAGTTAGGTTGTACTTTGTTGTATTGTATATAATAACATAAGTTATATCATATTTGTCCACATGGGCTGAGTTGTGTCTGTCACATGAGTTGAACCATACTTTGATCATTATGCAAAGTTATACTTGGTCATATAAGTTGAGCAGTACCTGGTCTCGTAGGTTCTAACCACATAGATATGATCACACTTAATCACATAAGTTGAATTATACCTAACCACATTAGTTGGATCATATATAACAATATGAGTTGGGTTATACCTAATCACATATGTTGGGTCATACCTAACCACATGAGCtaatataattaatcaatttAACTTAAGTCATAcctcaaattaaattttaatattgttaattattaaataataacttaaaattatgaattaaataatttaaattcatgatcttaaatttaaaattaattaaatcataaaaattcgcacataattcttaaaatataaatatatctaattaaatgaatcaaaactattatgttaatctaaaaataaaaattttaataattaaatcaatcttaTAATTTATTTGAGTCTAAGAGACCATTATAAGTCAAATTAACATCAACGATCAATTATCATtacttattaatcataaaattttaaaattaaaatattattatgcatcataaaattctAATAATCCTAATGTCAAAATTTTCAAAACatgaatgtaaaaaaaaaaaaaaaaaaaagatgatcttATCTCTCCTCGAGTAATCCTCCTTTATAAGAGAAGATTAACTATCCTCAAAATGTaaacaatttttatttttattttacttttaacaTAAAGATATAATTGTAATATTTATTTGTGATGGTTCGtacacaaaaatagaatttatactatttactttttaaaaatcacatcactcatttttaaataaattaattaataatttaattgattgataaaattattatcttgttcacataatttaaaaaattaattttaaccatTTCCTTAACCATACTACATAAAtaggaagttaataatttaaataaaatatacattATTTATGCTAATTAATTTGTATCAAGGGAGAACAATTATCAATAATTATAGATATATTCGGTGTATATAAATATCAGGCATAATATCATGTGCAGTGGTTGAGGTTTATGTATTTAAGGTTGATGTCAAACGAAACTTTGTCATATAGTCATACATAGCAAAtgaaaagataaataaataaataaatatatatatatatatatctatttgtGTTGTTTGCATCATCACGTTTAATATTTTACACATAAAATATTAACACTAAGTTTATAAATTACATAAAACGCTCGTATAATCTAATGTTAATGGTATATTAGATATATTTCTCACGGATTGAACGCTCGAAGTCTTATTAAATGAAGACTCATATATTCATCATTTATTGCTGTAGAAAAAAAACACCCATTTGCACATTATGTTTTTCTTTCTATCCGTGAAATTTATATCATTGTGCTTACCAATTTACACTTAAAAACATCAACACCGAATTTATATTATACATAAGATtcttgtctaaaatcaataatatattagAATTACTTGATCTAAAGTTAAATGATGTATTAAAGATTTACAATCGCAtcgaatatatttatttttaaaattcttagaTCAACTCatatatttaaaaaagaaaagaaaaacctaATCTACAcgttatgttttttattttttttataccaAAATATATTTCTGaattattataatagaaacacatgaAAACTAATGTAAAAATGAAATTACGTATCTCCGGCCATTGTTGTCAAGTATCGATTTCTTCTTGAATTTTAGTATTTCTAACTCAAAACTCTCACTTTAAATGATGTAATAAATTCTTTAGACTTGAAAGAGATGTTGAGCTCAGAAATCAAAATATTCATTTATATACATATTTTtctatcaagaatatttattattatcaattcataaagtttaaaaattaattcaaatttataacgtctGAAACaataatgaagaattttaatgatattaaataaaaaatatttaataataataatattttttatttataataaataaaaatttaaaatatttaaattataataaataaagaaaattataataatgaattatgaatcaacGATTATGCTTAACAATTTAGAAATACATTAATTGATGCACAAAGCCAGGAAAGTGAGAGTGAAGTGCACGTGGAAATCCAAAGAAAAAGCAGTAGCAGTAGCGGTATCAGCAGCAATTGCAGACGAGCAAGAGGAGAGGATAAGCAAGCAGGGAGAAGACAAAGAGGATCGGATGCCCACAGACGGAGGCTTCAGCTTTTGCTTGCTCTGGTTGCCGCCATCTGCTCCTCGGGAATATAACACCCCTTTTGTTCTCAGATTTCGCGGGAAATATCACGTCGGTCCGTCGTCCCCGTCACCTCCCTCGTTTCCCGGAATCCTGATCCAAGTGGGATGGGAAGAAAGGAAGAGAAAGGGAGCGAGTGAGGGTGTGCGTGATGGGAGGGCTCGGAAGACCATGCCTGCCTCGTTCGGTGATGAGCACTTGATGATGTGCTATTTCTCTCCATCTTTTGTCGTTTGTATTACGAAGAATAATTAGTAGATCAGAACTCAGATTCGATtcgatttaatatttaattttcgtACAATTCAATTCATACACAACAAGAATTAATACTGATTTCATAATTTGATTAGGTCTAATCACGAGTCAAatatcttttaaaaattatattaagtttcttatatttactaaaaaaatatatttaattttgtttctCCTCACAtcaattaatcaaaatatttattttcataagtataagcatagggatctcaatataacttCTAAAAATTTATTAGGtttatgatgaaataaatttattCATAACATACTTCTATtaaagatataattttttaaagaataaaaatttgaATGTTGagctaaaaaattaaaaattgattaACATGCTAAGAATTAATTGGTGTGTTGATAACTTGACCAACAAAGTCAAACTATCAATTTTTCGTATCGAATGATCAattaatatatcaaaatattgGTTGATCGAGTCGATTAGATCCCGTTTGGATTGGTGGCTATATATCAAGATCGAAGtccaatatatattatatataaaagctTACGTGTTCTTTAATTACCTTCGATTGCGTGCGTGATCATatttagaaaagaaaacaaaaaggcaTTTGATCAATCACAAGATCGGTTGATTGATTGTAGGGAACAGCTCACGACCACCGTCTGATCGCGCAGAGTGGCGGCAAAGTGCCACCACCGGTGCAAGCGTTCCAATCGCACGCCGGAAAACGGGCAGCGCGCACGAATCCACACGCCCCACGGTAACGTCTCCCTCTCTCCTCTCCACTCCAAAAGGCGTTCTCCGTCCTATCTGCGGTGGCGTGGCGGCCGCGGCTCCACCACCTTCACCTGCCATCGAGAAGATTCGGCTTGTTATGATTAACACCGCAGTGGACGATGATGAAGTCACAGTTATCCATCATAATCATGTGAACTATGATGCGATTAGAGTCTTTACACCAGTGTTAATTAGGGTTTCTCCGGCCCGGAAAAGGTCGGGGAGGGAGGTGGTGGGGCACGTGCTCACATGGGCCCAAGTATTCCACATGCCGCTGCGTCCAAATACGCCCACTAATCATTACCACCCACTCGATTGAGCTCTGAGCGCTGTTAAGACGCTCCCTTCTTCCTCCCAGTTAGCGAGTCCAGCTGAAGGCGCCTTTCAATCTTTTCACGCGCAGGAGTCGGCTCTTCTCGTTGCAGTGTGAAGGGCAGAGCTCGGCAAAGGTCAGTGTGCAGGCGCTTCCATTGAGGATTCCCAGTGACTAGCTTGCTCGGAGCAGGAACAAAGGACCCCAGCAGCAGAGGAAAAGAAAGGTAGAATTCAATTTATCTCCACCTTCcgctcttcttcctttttctttctgtttACAGTCTGCTCGCCTTTATGATTCGCCCAACTCCATTTTTCTGTTAAGGGAAGTGAAATCACGCTTCGTTCGCATCTCTTCCAACTTCTATAGACAACGTTCAGATAGATGCATGTCTTTTGCACGGGCTGATTGATCGTCACAGTCTGTATGGATTAGCCAGAAAAGATGTGTTCCTTGGCGGCAGATCTTTCTGACGAAGGAGACCAGAATGGCAACACTTAGTGCCAGATTTGGGTCAAGGGGTTCCTTCTTTGCTTATTGGATTTTCCATTGTTATTTTGGTTGCCGGATTCCACTCGTGCATGCATGTCGCACTCGCCATTATGTATCGATTTCCCACGGTGATGTGTCGCGATGTTCCTATTTCTCCAGATCTGATACCCGATCGCCGCCAGCGAAGATGTTGCCGCAGAAGCAAGCAGAGGAAGCCATCGTGATGTGCAGCAGTACTACCGCAAAGGACGAGCTGGAGCAGGACGTGGTCGGCAAGGAGGACGAGGAGGTGGCCCGCGGGTTCAGCATGAAGAGCTTCCTCTGGCACGGCGGCTCCGTCTGGGACGCCTGGTTCAGCTGCGCCTCCAACCAGGTACTGCCGTCTCTTCTTTTCGATCGGAACCGAAGATCTTGGTGATTACTGGTCCGTTCTCTTCTAATCGCGTTCTCGTCGACGTCGCAGGTGGCCCAGGTTCTGCTGACGCTGCCCTACTCGTTCTCGCAGATGGGAATGCTGTCGGGGGTGATCCTCCAGTTGTTCTACGGGATAATGGGTAGCTGGACGGCGTATCTCATCAGCGTCCTCTACGTCGAGTACCGCACTCGCAAGGAGAAGGAGAACGTGAGCTTCAGGAATCACGTTATCCaggttccttcctcttcctctatctTTTCTGCTCCTTCCCATGATCTTTAGGCTTGGCTACTTTTCCCCATTAAAAGCTACTACTTCTCCCCACACGAACGCACTCCTCGACCCTTGTTACTTCTGCGCCTTTGACTAATGGTTATTAGCGTTGAGATGACGGAAGTGCCctacttcttcctcctccacccatGTGCAGTGGTTCGAGGTGCTGGATGGGCTGTTGGGGCCGTACTGGAAGGCTGCCGGCCTCGCCTTCAACTGCACCTTCCTGCTCTTCGGCTCCGTCATTCAGCTCATAGCCTGTGCCAGGTATCTTTTTTCCCCCTGTTTCGGTTCGAGACGCATTGCTCGATCATCCACGCATGCCAGATTTACTTGCTTGATGTTGGTGATGGAGCAGCAACATATACTACATCAACGATCGGCTGGACAAGAGGACGTGGACGTACATATTCGGCGCCTGCTGCGCCACGACGGTGTTCATACCCTCCTTCCACAACTACAGGATATGGTCCTTCCTCGGCCTCGGCATGACCACCTACACCGCTTGGTACCTCACCATTGCCGCTGCCGTCCACGGGCAGGTAACGTCATCCACAACGAGAACAGTAGCGTAGGATCAGATGAACTCTAGCTATGGATCTGATTGGTGGGTGATTTGATTGCCCACTTAATTAAGATCGCACAAGGAATGATGACAATGATGCTCTTTTCCGGATGGATCATGCAGGTGGAAGGGGTGACGCACTCGGGTCCGACAAAGCTAGTGCTTTACTTCACCGGCGCCACCAACATACTCTACACCTTCGGGGGCCACGCCGTCACCGTGTAAGTGCCATCATCTCGGACACTCAAAGCTCACTGACATTCACCAACACTAAGTGGGTAGCCGGAAGCGTAGTTAAGCCTGCTTAAACATGGAAGTGCTCTCCCGACGCGTTAGTTAAATCCCACTTCCCAACTTTTCACCCGACCgccttcttttctttccttttgagtCTGAAGCAGAGGTTTCCCATCTCGCCTTTTCTAAGCATCGCCCCTCCCAGCGACAGCTTTTGCAGGGTGGTGGGGGTGAACGGGGAGGACACGGGAATCATTCCCCGTTCTTTCCTGTCCCCACTTCCTCTCTTCGTTTCTCCCGAATGGAGTACTCCTGGACCAACTTCCGTTGCTTTACCAAGCGTGACTAGGTTTTTGGTACGGCAATGCGATCTCCCAGCGTCGAAGTGGTCACCAGCTGGAGAGATCACTAGTTAAGATGATGAATGCGACCACTGATGGCTTAGCCTTCTTGTTTAAGAAGTAGATTAGTTAACTATAAGAATCTTTTAGTGGTAAAGCGGCGGCTATGATGGGAGGCATTAAACGAGGTGCTGTTGCTTTCTTATACGAAAGCATCGAGTGAGAGAAGGGATTGTGATTAGAGGAACATGGGAACTTGGTGGTCGAGTATGCTGTGTTTCTCCCATCATTGCTCGACCAAGAATTAAAGCCATTTCGATGAGATTTATGTCTTCAGTCAAACCAAGCTTCAAAAGATTCTTCTGAACATGGCTGAAGAGTCCACAGGTTGGCCTTCTGGACTGCAGTAAACTGCCTCTGGAAATTGTTCTAAGGATGTTCACTGTACCAGCCATGTTCTTATATTGCAGTAAGTTGCTCATGGTTTCATTACGATATTTGTGTGCAGGGAGATCATGCACGCGATGTGGAAACCGCAGAAGTTCAAGTACATCTATCTGCTGGCCACGCTGTACGTGTTCACCCTGACGATGCCGTCGG belongs to Musa acuminata AAA Group cultivar baxijiao chromosome BXJ1-11, Cavendish_Baxijiao_AAA, whole genome shotgun sequence and includes:
- the LOC135585129 gene encoding auxin transporter-like protein 2 isoform X1 produces the protein MATLSARFGSRGSFFAYWIFHCYFGCRIPLVHACRTRHYVSISHGDVSRCSYFSRSDTRSPPAKMLPQKQAEEAIVMCSSTTAKDELEQDVVGKEDEEVARGFSMKSFLWHGGSVWDAWFSCASNQVAQVLLTLPYSFSQMGMLSGVILQLFYGIMGSWTAYLISVLYVEYRTRKEKENVSFRNHVIQWFEVLDGLLGPYWKAAGLAFNCTFLLFGSVIQLIACASNIYYINDRLDKRTWTYIFGACCATTVFIPSFHNYRIWSFLGLGMTTYTAWYLTIAAAVHGQVEGVTHSGPTKLVLYFTGATNILYTFGGHAVTVEIMHAMWKPQKFKYIYLLATLYVFTLTMPSAAATYWAFGDQLLTHSNAFSLLPKSRWRDAAVILMLIHQFITFGFACTPLYFVWEKVIGMHDTKSICLRSLARLPVVIPIWFLAIIFPFFGPINSAVGALLVSFTVYIIPALAHMVTYQKPSARQNAAEKLPFFLPSWTAMYMVNAFVVVWVLVVGFGIGGWASMTTFIKQVDTFGLFAKCYQCPNPHPSPAPGPPQHLH
- the LOC135585129 gene encoding auxin transporter-like protein 2 isoform X2 — its product is MLPQKQAEEAIVMCSSTTAKDELEQDVVGKEDEEVARGFSMKSFLWHGGSVWDAWFSCASNQVAQVLLTLPYSFSQMGMLSGVILQLFYGIMGSWTAYLISVLYVEYRTRKEKENVSFRNHVIQWFEVLDGLLGPYWKAAGLAFNCTFLLFGSVIQLIACASNIYYINDRLDKRTWTYIFGACCATTVFIPSFHNYRIWSFLGLGMTTYTAWYLTIAAAVHGQVEGVTHSGPTKLVLYFTGATNILYTFGGHAVTVEIMHAMWKPQKFKYIYLLATLYVFTLTMPSAAATYWAFGDQLLTHSNAFSLLPKSRWRDAAVILMLIHQFITFGFACTPLYFVWEKVIGMHDTKSICLRSLARLPVVIPIWFLAIIFPFFGPINSAVGALLVSFTVYIIPALAHMVTYQKPSARQNAAEKLPFFLPSWTAMYMVNAFVVVWVLVVGFGIGGWASMTTFIKQVDTFGLFAKCYQCPNPHPSPAPGPPQHLH